A region from the Catellatospora sp. TT07R-123 genome encodes:
- a CDS encoding nucleotidyltransferase domain-containing protein has product MTALPALLTARVETYLAEVDAGLPGFVDGLYVVGSAALGAWQPDRSDIDLLIVTSRAATGDDLAKLAAVHESTPGRPYLDGVYLDRAALAAQPADREQVPFVVDGRLRTDTPCGELTPVLWLTLSRYGVALRGPEVSRLGIRPDPDGLRRYNLDNLRDYWQPLAAQIRMVTDGAPDDAPAPAEQVAWMMLGPPRLHYTLAHGGIVAKSAAAAYLGGLFPQWAEPADRAARHRAGADVAFTVADLRAGADMTDAVTADAWSRFAT; this is encoded by the coding sequence ATGACCGCGCTGCCCGCCCTGCTCACGGCCCGGGTCGAGACATACCTCGCCGAGGTCGACGCCGGGCTGCCCGGCTTCGTCGACGGGCTGTACGTGGTCGGCTCGGCCGCGCTGGGCGCCTGGCAGCCCGACCGCAGCGACATCGACCTGCTCATCGTCACCAGCAGAGCCGCGACCGGCGACGACCTCGCGAAGCTGGCCGCCGTCCACGAGAGCACCCCCGGCCGGCCCTACCTCGACGGGGTCTACCTGGACCGGGCGGCGCTGGCCGCGCAGCCCGCCGACCGGGAGCAGGTGCCGTTCGTGGTCGACGGGCGGTTGCGCACCGACACCCCCTGCGGCGAGCTGACCCCGGTGCTGTGGCTGACCCTGAGCCGGTACGGCGTCGCGCTGCGCGGCCCCGAGGTGTCCCGGCTCGGCATCCGGCCCGACCCGGACGGGCTGCGCCGCTACAACCTGGACAACCTGCGGGACTACTGGCAGCCGCTGGCGGCGCAGATCCGCATGGTCACCGACGGCGCCCCCGACGACGCGCCCGCACCCGCCGAGCAGGTCGCCTGGATGATGCTCGGGCCGCCGCGGCTGCACTACACGCTCGCGCACGGCGGCATCGTCGCCAAGTCCGCGGCGGCGGCGTACCTGGGCGGGCTGTTCCCGCAGTGGGCCGAACCGGCCGACCGGGCCGCCCGGCACCGGGCCGGGGCCGACGTGGCGTTCACCGTCGCCGACCTGCGCGCCGGCGCCGACATGACCGACGCCGTCACCGCCGACGCCTGGTCCCGCTTCGCCACCTGA
- a CDS encoding transporter substrate-binding domain-containing protein encodes MKLHPRSTVAGGTAIAMLALAACAPVEKPDRAPATPAALASCAPGTLTTLSAGKLTIATDDPAYPPWFADNRPDSGQGFESAIAYAVAEKLGYARDQITWTRVPFNDALTPGPKKFDFDINEFSITADRAQAVDFSTPYYEVTQTVIAVKGSKITSAESLADLKQAKLGAQVDSTSYRAITEIVKPETAPAVFKDNDDAKKQLQNGSVDGIVVDLPTAFYMTSAELDGGVLVGQLPQPAGTPEQFGLVLPKGSALTSCLSQAVDVLRADGVLESIQRQWLGGVAGAPRLG; translated from the coding sequence ATGAAGCTCCATCCCCGATCCACTGTGGCCGGCGGCACCGCGATCGCGATGCTGGCGTTGGCCGCCTGCGCACCCGTCGAGAAGCCAGACCGGGCCCCGGCGACACCGGCCGCACTGGCCTCGTGCGCGCCGGGCACCCTCACGACGCTCTCCGCCGGGAAACTGACCATCGCCACCGACGACCCGGCATACCCGCCGTGGTTCGCCGACAACAGGCCCGACAGCGGCCAGGGCTTCGAGTCCGCGATCGCGTACGCGGTGGCGGAGAAGCTCGGCTACGCCCGGGACCAGATCACCTGGACCCGGGTCCCCTTCAACGACGCCCTCACCCCCGGGCCGAAGAAGTTCGACTTCGACATCAACGAGTTCTCGATCACCGCCGACCGCGCCCAGGCGGTCGACTTCTCCACGCCGTACTACGAGGTGACGCAGACGGTCATCGCCGTCAAGGGTTCGAAGATCACCTCGGCCGAGTCGCTGGCCGACCTCAAGCAGGCCAAACTCGGCGCCCAGGTCGACAGCACCAGCTACCGGGCGATCACCGAGATCGTCAAGCCCGAGACCGCGCCCGCCGTGTTCAAGGACAACGACGACGCCAAGAAGCAGCTGCAGAACGGCAGCGTCGACGGCATCGTGGTGGACCTGCCGACCGCTTTCTACATGACCTCCGCCGAGCTCGACGGCGGCGTCCTCGTCGGCCAGCTCCCGCAGCCCGCGGGCACCCCCGAGCAGTTCGGCCTGGTCCTGCCCAAGGGCTCGGCGCTCACGTCCTGCCTGAGCCAGGCCGTGGACGTCCTGCGCGCCGACGGCGTCCTGGAGAGCATCCAGCGGCAGTGGCTGGGCGGGGTCGCCGGCGCCCCGAGGCTGGGCTAG
- a CDS encoding DMT family transporter, which translates to MSAPPSGRVVFLLCLPMLGAAALWGVVGGAVSGLDTGGVAAAAVVETTTGLALLGLGAAAGLRPTRAFTTLGVRRVAALGAIEAVNVACYYLALQWAPIGPAMAVHLLAPVLLAGLGLLRGTAAGHRTPAAIGLTLLALGCLALGGDGGAAYPRMVLGLALSLVSAGCLALFVTMVRASAHEVAPTAAAGAQMLASGLLLSPALLAPGDGRDLGVLVLVGLLLFAPACWLYWLAMRRLSPVTASTVLLAEPVFGTIAAYVLYDRRPTLWHGAAALLILAATRLTVAAGPPRDEPAPVTTS; encoded by the coding sequence ATGTCCGCACCGCCGTCCGGCCGGGTCGTGTTCCTGCTGTGCCTGCCGATGCTCGGCGCGGCCGCGCTGTGGGGAGTGGTCGGCGGCGCGGTCTCGGGGCTGGACACCGGCGGCGTCGCGGCCGCGGCGGTCGTCGAGACGACCACGGGCCTGGCCCTGCTGGGGCTGGGCGCCGCGGCCGGCCTGCGGCCGACCCGCGCCTTCACCACCCTGGGGGTACGGCGCGTCGCCGCGCTCGGCGCGATCGAGGCGGTCAACGTCGCCTGCTACTACCTGGCGCTGCAATGGGCACCCATCGGCCCGGCCATGGCCGTGCACCTGCTCGCCCCGGTGCTGCTCGCCGGGCTCGGGCTGCTGCGCGGCACCGCGGCCGGGCACCGGACCCCGGCCGCGATCGGGCTGACGCTGCTGGCGCTGGGGTGCCTCGCGCTGGGCGGGGACGGCGGTGCCGCGTACCCCCGGATGGTCCTCGGCCTGGCGCTCAGCCTGGTCAGCGCGGGCTGCCTGGCCCTGTTCGTCACCATGGTCCGCGCGTCGGCGCACGAGGTCGCGCCGACGGCGGCCGCCGGGGCGCAGATGCTGGCCTCGGGCCTGCTGCTCAGCCCGGCGCTGCTGGCGCCCGGGGACGGGCGGGACCTCGGCGTGCTGGTCCTGGTCGGCCTGCTGCTGTTCGCCCCGGCCTGCTGGCTGTACTGGCTCGCGATGCGGCGCCTGTCCCCCGTCACGGCCTCGACCGTGCTGCTGGCCGAGCCGGTCTTCGGCACGATCGCCGCCTACGTCCTCTACGACCGGCGGCCGACCCTGTGGCACGGCGCGGCCGCGCTGCTCATCCTCGCCGCGACCCGGCTCACCGTCGCCGCCGGGCCGCCGCGCGACGAACCGGCTCCGGTCACCACTTCCTGA
- a CDS encoding choice-of-anchor P family protein, translating to MRNGVARAGLAMVLGIAATLAGLVTAQAPAYADHGVSTAFAATGGEQSWTVPAGVSSVHVELVGARGGNGGGRGQRVSADLAIPAGVTRLWVEVGQPGDGGRPGFGGGGTGGTGSPYDGGAGGGASDVRTCSLGSPCDSPGSRLLVAGGGGGGAGRCFAIGCGPSGDGGDASTEAPGGGGVPFGLGGLLGSAGGRGQGGAGAFAVPGSTGGGGGGGGGGWFGGGGGSSGGAPPAPLLAGFDGGDGGAGSSYAGPGTGAVVVEATDAEASVTITYQVYGTTLAFLGATAGPIGAPATLRAKLSYTGSGAPVAGAPLAFALAGTAGCGAVTNGSGEASCVVTPQAPAGVRDLAVTYAGDTTREPSSYAGVFEVRRKPTTLVWTGAVTGDYHDPVRLAAKLTLSGTGAPLPDMPVVLALNGAESCTAATGADGVAACEVVPQEQPGGYPVTAAYAGDAVHLPSAGGAGFAVTREQTQLSYQGDLNVADDEPARLAARLTEGSVPPVPGDGTPVAGAPVVLTLGDGAARQSCTADTGADGVAACVIAKVAQPLDASGRLPVSASYAGSVFYEPGRTAADVGLQHLTGRALGLSGKLKLLVGAVGVAATPDTGPVRVATPSATATPCTASLSLVALQASALCARVVTTTAPGSATATATVDGVDLGLPGLPAISLRDLRAVSATSCGGSSATVALGRILVGGVAVDAATAPNTTVPLPGLPGAKLIVNEQIPTPDGLTVTAVHLIVPPTLGVSADLLLASATTAIHNCR from the coding sequence GTGCGCAACGGGGTGGCCAGGGCAGGCCTGGCGATGGTGCTCGGGATCGCGGCCACGCTGGCCGGACTGGTCACGGCGCAGGCACCGGCCTACGCCGATCACGGTGTCTCGACCGCGTTCGCCGCGACCGGCGGCGAGCAGTCGTGGACCGTGCCCGCCGGGGTGAGCAGCGTGCATGTGGAACTCGTCGGCGCGCGCGGCGGCAACGGGGGTGGGCGCGGGCAGCGCGTCTCGGCCGACCTGGCCATCCCGGCCGGGGTGACCCGCCTGTGGGTCGAGGTGGGCCAGCCCGGCGACGGCGGTCGGCCCGGTTTCGGCGGCGGGGGCACGGGCGGGACCGGTTCGCCGTACGACGGCGGTGCGGGCGGCGGCGCGTCCGACGTGCGTACCTGTTCGCTGGGCAGCCCGTGCGACTCCCCCGGGTCGCGGCTGCTGGTCGCCGGGGGCGGCGGGGGCGGCGCGGGGCGCTGCTTCGCGATCGGCTGCGGCCCTTCGGGCGACGGCGGCGACGCCTCGACGGAGGCTCCCGGCGGCGGCGGTGTCCCGTTCGGACTCGGCGGCCTGCTGGGCAGCGCGGGCGGCCGGGGCCAGGGCGGGGCCGGGGCGTTCGCGGTGCCCGGGTCGACCGGCGGCGGCGGGGGCGGCGGAGGCGGCGGCTGGTTCGGCGGGGGTGGCGGATCGTCGGGCGGGGCGCCGCCCGCGCCGCTGCTGGCCGGGTTCGACGGCGGTGACGGCGGCGCGGGTTCCAGCTACGCCGGGCCCGGGACCGGCGCCGTCGTGGTCGAGGCGACCGACGCCGAGGCGTCGGTGACGATCACCTACCAGGTGTACGGCACGACGCTGGCCTTCCTCGGCGCGACGGCGGGCCCGATCGGCGCCCCGGCGACGCTGCGCGCGAAGCTGTCCTACACCGGCTCGGGTGCCCCGGTGGCCGGTGCGCCGCTGGCGTTCGCGCTGGCGGGGACGGCCGGCTGCGGCGCGGTCACGAACGGCTCGGGTGAGGCGAGCTGCGTGGTGACGCCGCAGGCTCCGGCGGGGGTACGCGACCTGGCCGTCACCTACGCCGGGGACACCACCCGGGAGCCGTCGTCGTACGCGGGCGTGTTCGAGGTCCGCCGCAAGCCGACCACGCTGGTGTGGACCGGCGCGGTCACCGGCGACTACCACGATCCCGTGCGCCTGGCCGCGAAGCTGACCCTGTCGGGCACGGGTGCTCCCCTGCCGGACATGCCGGTGGTGCTGGCGCTGAACGGGGCCGAGTCGTGCACCGCCGCGACGGGCGCGGACGGGGTGGCCGCGTGTGAGGTGGTGCCGCAGGAGCAGCCGGGCGGGTATCCGGTCACGGCGGCGTACGCCGGGGACGCGGTGCACCTGCCGTCGGCGGGCGGCGCGGGCTTCGCGGTGACGAGGGAGCAGACGCAGCTGTCGTACCAGGGCGATCTGAACGTGGCCGACGACGAGCCGGCGCGGCTCGCCGCCCGGCTGACCGAGGGGTCGGTGCCGCCGGTGCCCGGGGACGGGACGCCGGTCGCGGGTGCCCCGGTGGTGCTGACGCTGGGCGACGGCGCGGCCCGGCAGTCGTGCACGGCCGACACCGGTGCCGACGGCGTCGCGGCGTGCGTGATCGCGAAGGTGGCGCAGCCGCTGGACGCCTCGGGGCGGCTGCCGGTGTCGGCCTCGTACGCGGGAAGCGTCTTCTATGAGCCGGGCCGGACCGCGGCGGACGTGGGCCTGCAGCACCTGACCGGCCGCGCCCTCGGCCTGTCGGGCAAGCTGAAGCTGCTGGTCGGCGCCGTCGGGGTCGCGGCGACGCCGGACACCGGCCCGGTCCGGGTCGCGACGCCGTCCGCCACGGCCACGCCGTGCACCGCCTCGCTGTCGCTGGTGGCGCTCCAGGCGTCGGCGCTGTGCGCCAGGGTGGTGACCACGACCGCGCCCGGTTCCGCCACCGCGACCGCGACCGTGGACGGCGTCGACCTGGGCCTGCCCGGCCTGCCCGCGATCTCGCTGCGCGACCTGCGCGCGGTGTCGGCCACGAGCTGCGGCGGCTCGTCGGCCACGGTCGCCCTGGGCCGCATCCTGGTCGGCGGGGTGGCGGTGGACGCCGCCACGGCACCGAACACGACAGTCCCGCTACCGGGCCTGCCCGGCGCGAAGCTGATCGTCAACGAGCAGATCCCGACCCCGGACGGCCTGACCGTCACCGCGGTCCACCTGATCGTCCCGCCCACCCTCGGCGTCAGCGCGGACCTGCTCCTCGCCTCCGCCACCACCGCCATCCACAACTGCCGCTGA
- the metH gene encoding methionine synthase, whose translation MSKRVVVLDGAWGTVLQRVGLTDADYRGELFKDFPRDVNGDPDLLNLTRPDVILDVHRQYLAAGADITSTNTFTATSVGQADYGLEGHVREMNVQAARLARQAADEFGQRWVAGSVGPLNVTLSLSPKVDDPSYRAVTYDQVKAAYAEQIAALDEGGVDLLLIETIFDTLNSKAAIAAAQEVAPHLPLWLSVTIVDLSGRTLSGQTVEAFWRSIEHARPLVVGVNCALGATEMRPHVAELARIAGTHVAAHPNAGLPNAFGGYDQTPQDTADLHGEFAASGLVNIIGGCCGTTPPHIAELAEAVKGMAPRQVPAPEPATRFSGLEQFAIGPDTGFVMIGERTNVTGSAKFRRLIEADDHQGAVAVAVDQVRGGANLLDVNMDADLLDSEQAMTTFLNLIATEPEVARVPIMVDSSKWSVLEAGLKCVQGKGVVNSISLKEGEEVFLDQARRVQAYGAGVVVMAFDEQGQADTAARKVEICARAYDLLTQRLGFVPEDIIFDPNVLAVATGIAEHNGYAKAFIEALPLIKQRCPGARTSGGISNLSFAFRGNDVVREAMHSAFLLYAVRAGLDMGIVNAGQLAVYQDIPADLLELVEDVLFDRRADATDRLVAFASTVSGSGTKREIDLSWREAPVAQRLSHALVHGIVDFIEDDTEEARQQADRPLEVIEGPLMDGMKVVGDLFGSGKMFLPQVVKSARVMKRAVAYLEPYMEAEKEQARLAGRAETTRGQGKVVLATVKGDVHDIGKNIVGVVLGCNNYEVIDLGVMVPAATILDTAVAEGADIIGLSGLITPSLDEMVNVAQEMQRRGLKLPLLIGGATTSRQHTAVRIAPAYESTTVHVLDASRVVGVVSDLLDADRAEDLHVRNLAEQARLREEHANRTRQPLLTLAQARANRERVDFGDLPVPAFTGVRQVQPSLAELREMIDWQFLFLAWELKGKFPAILDRPQARELYDDANTMLDQIIADGSLRAHGVYGFWPAHSDGDDIIVDAADGPLRIPMLRQQTVKPEGRPNRGLADYLAPEGDHVGGFGVAILGAEELAATHERAHDDYRAIMVKALADRLAEAFAEYLHLRARREWYEPGADPAIEDLHAERFRGIRPAFGYPATPDHTLKRELFDLLGAEQVGLGLTESFAMTPAAAVSGLMLAHPDSRYFTVGRVGQDQLADYAARRGVEVETAEKWLRPNLT comes from the coding sequence CTGAGCAAGCGGGTGGTCGTCCTCGACGGCGCCTGGGGCACCGTGCTGCAGCGGGTCGGGCTGACCGACGCCGACTACCGCGGCGAGTTGTTCAAGGACTTCCCGCGCGATGTCAACGGCGACCCGGACCTGCTGAACCTGACCCGGCCCGACGTCATCCTGGACGTGCACCGGCAGTATCTGGCCGCCGGGGCCGACATCACCTCCACCAACACGTTCACCGCCACCAGCGTCGGCCAGGCCGACTACGGGCTGGAGGGGCACGTGCGCGAGATGAACGTGCAGGCCGCGCGGCTGGCGCGGCAGGCCGCCGACGAGTTCGGCCAGCGCTGGGTCGCCGGTTCGGTCGGCCCGCTCAACGTCACCCTGTCGCTGTCGCCGAAGGTCGACGACCCCTCGTACCGCGCGGTGACCTACGACCAGGTCAAGGCGGCCTACGCGGAGCAGATCGCCGCGCTCGACGAGGGCGGCGTCGACCTGCTGCTCATCGAGACCATCTTCGACACGCTCAACTCCAAGGCCGCCATCGCCGCCGCGCAGGAGGTCGCCCCGCACCTGCCGCTGTGGCTGTCCGTGACGATCGTCGACCTCAGCGGCAGGACGCTGTCCGGACAGACGGTCGAGGCGTTCTGGCGCTCGATCGAGCACGCCCGCCCGCTGGTGGTCGGCGTGAACTGCGCACTGGGCGCGACCGAGATGCGGCCGCACGTGGCGGAGCTGGCGCGCATCGCGGGCACGCACGTCGCCGCCCACCCCAACGCGGGCCTGCCCAACGCCTTCGGCGGCTACGACCAGACCCCGCAGGACACCGCCGACCTGCACGGCGAGTTCGCGGCGTCGGGGCTGGTCAACATCATCGGCGGCTGCTGCGGCACCACGCCGCCGCACATCGCCGAGCTGGCCGAGGCCGTCAAGGGCATGGCGCCGCGGCAGGTGCCAGCGCCCGAGCCCGCGACCCGGTTCAGCGGCCTGGAGCAGTTCGCGATCGGCCCGGACACCGGGTTCGTGATGATCGGCGAGCGCACCAACGTGACCGGCTCGGCGAAGTTCCGCCGCCTGATCGAGGCCGACGACCACCAGGGCGCGGTCGCCGTGGCGGTGGACCAGGTGCGCGGCGGGGCCAACCTGCTCGACGTCAACATGGACGCCGACCTGCTCGACAGCGAGCAGGCGATGACCACCTTCCTGAACCTGATCGCGACCGAGCCCGAGGTGGCCCGGGTGCCGATCATGGTGGACAGCTCCAAGTGGAGCGTCCTGGAGGCCGGGCTCAAGTGCGTGCAGGGCAAGGGCGTGGTCAACTCGATCAGCCTCAAGGAGGGCGAGGAGGTCTTCCTCGACCAGGCCCGCCGCGTCCAGGCGTACGGCGCGGGCGTGGTGGTGATGGCCTTCGACGAGCAGGGCCAGGCCGACACCGCCGCGCGCAAGGTCGAGATATGCGCGCGGGCGTACGACCTGCTCACCCAGCGCCTCGGCTTCGTCCCCGAGGACATCATCTTCGACCCGAACGTGCTCGCGGTGGCGACCGGCATCGCCGAGCACAACGGCTACGCCAAGGCGTTCATCGAGGCGCTGCCGCTGATCAAGCAGCGCTGCCCCGGGGCGCGCACCAGCGGCGGCATCTCCAACCTGTCGTTCGCGTTCCGCGGCAACGACGTGGTGCGCGAGGCGATGCACTCGGCGTTCCTGCTGTACGCGGTGCGCGCCGGGCTGGACATGGGCATCGTCAACGCCGGCCAGCTCGCCGTCTACCAGGACATCCCGGCCGACCTGCTGGAGCTGGTCGAGGACGTGCTGTTCGACCGGCGGGCCGACGCCACCGACCGGCTGGTCGCGTTCGCGAGCACGGTCAGCGGCAGCGGCACCAAGCGTGAGATCGACCTGTCCTGGCGCGAGGCGCCGGTGGCGCAGCGGCTGTCGCACGCGCTGGTGCACGGCATCGTCGACTTCATCGAGGACGACACCGAGGAGGCGCGGCAGCAGGCCGACCGCCCCCTGGAGGTGATCGAGGGCCCGCTGATGGACGGCATGAAGGTCGTCGGCGACCTGTTCGGGTCCGGCAAGATGTTCCTGCCGCAGGTGGTCAAGAGCGCCCGGGTGATGAAGCGCGCCGTGGCCTACCTGGAGCCGTACATGGAGGCCGAGAAGGAGCAGGCCCGGCTGGCCGGGCGCGCCGAGACCACGCGCGGGCAGGGCAAGGTCGTGCTGGCCACGGTCAAGGGCGACGTGCACGACATCGGCAAGAACATCGTCGGCGTGGTGCTGGGCTGCAACAACTACGAGGTGATCGACCTCGGCGTGATGGTGCCCGCCGCGACCATCCTGGACACGGCGGTCGCCGAGGGCGCCGACATCATCGGCCTGTCCGGCCTGATTACCCCGTCGCTGGACGAGATGGTCAACGTGGCGCAGGAGATGCAGCGACGCGGGCTGAAGCTGCCGCTGCTGATCGGCGGCGCGACCACGTCCCGGCAGCACACGGCGGTGCGCATCGCCCCCGCGTACGAGTCGACGACCGTGCACGTGCTCGACGCCTCCCGCGTCGTCGGCGTGGTGTCGGACCTGCTCGACGCCGACCGGGCCGAGGACCTGCACGTGCGCAACCTGGCCGAGCAGGCGCGCCTGCGCGAGGAGCACGCCAACCGCACCCGCCAGCCGCTGCTGACGCTGGCCCAGGCGCGGGCCAACCGCGAGCGGGTCGACTTCGGCGACCTGCCCGTGCCCGCGTTCACCGGGGTGCGGCAGGTGCAGCCGAGCCTGGCCGAGCTGCGCGAGATGATCGACTGGCAGTTCCTCTTCCTGGCCTGGGAGCTCAAGGGCAAGTTCCCGGCGATCCTGGACCGGCCGCAGGCCCGCGAGCTGTACGACGACGCCAACACGATGCTCGACCAGATCATCGCCGACGGCTCGCTGCGCGCCCACGGCGTCTACGGCTTCTGGCCCGCACACAGCGACGGCGACGACATCATCGTCGACGCGGCCGACGGCCCGCTGCGGATACCGATGCTGCGCCAGCAGACGGTCAAGCCCGAGGGCCGGCCCAACCGCGGCCTGGCCGACTACCTCGCCCCCGAAGGCGACCACGTCGGCGGCTTCGGCGTGGCCATCCTGGGCGCGGAGGAGCTGGCCGCGACGCATGAGCGGGCCCACGACGACTACCGGGCGATCATGGTGAAGGCGCTGGCCGACCGCCTGGCCGAGGCGTTCGCCGAGTACCTGCACCTGCGGGCGCGGCGGGAGTGGTACGAGCCCGGCGCCGACCCGGCGATCGAGGACCTGCACGCCGAGCGGTTCCGGGGCATCCGGCCCGCGTTCGGCTACCCGGCCACCCCCGACCACACGCTCAAGCGGGAGCTGTTCGACCTGCTCGGCGCGGAGCAGGTCGGGCTGGGGCTGACCGAGTCGTTCGCGATGACCCCGGCGGCCGCGGTCAGCGGCCTGATGCTGGCCCACCCGGACTCGCGCTACTTCACCGTCGGCCGCGTCGGCCAGGACCAGCTCGCCGACTACGCCGCCCGCCGGGGCGTCGAGGTCGAGACGGCCGAGAAGTGGCTGCGCCCGAACCTCACCTAG
- the uppS gene encoding polyprenyl diphosphate synthase — MLSPLRTAAYRLYAHRLRRRLAAADLPRHVAIVMDGNRRWARERGLSAQTGHRHGAEHIDEVLGWCADLGVRHVTVFVASVDNMRKRDSDEIDNLMAMMEDVLAHRLARPDGQWRLHLAGRLDLLPDSTRHALKLAEEDTRAREARFHLTVAIGYDGRAEIVDAVRSLLDERAAAGASLAEVAQTLTAEAIAAHLYTDGQPDPDLVIRTSGERRMSGFLLWQAAYSELYFCDVYWPGFREVDFLRALRSYAARSRRFGA, encoded by the coding sequence ATGCTGTCGCCGCTGCGCACCGCCGCCTACCGGCTGTACGCCCACCGCCTGCGCCGCCGCCTGGCCGCCGCCGACCTGCCCCGGCACGTCGCCATCGTCATGGACGGCAACCGCCGCTGGGCCCGCGAACGGGGCCTGTCCGCGCAGACCGGGCACCGCCACGGCGCCGAGCACATCGACGAGGTCCTCGGCTGGTGCGCCGACCTCGGGGTACGGCACGTGACCGTGTTCGTCGCCTCCGTCGACAACATGCGCAAGCGCGACAGCGACGAGATCGACAACCTGATGGCGATGATGGAGGACGTCCTCGCCCACCGGCTCGCCCGGCCCGACGGCCAGTGGCGGCTGCACCTGGCCGGGCGCCTGGACCTGCTGCCCGACTCCACCCGCCACGCGCTCAAGCTCGCCGAGGAGGACACCCGCGCCCGCGAGGCCCGGTTCCACCTGACCGTCGCGATCGGCTACGACGGCCGCGCGGAGATCGTCGACGCGGTGCGCTCGCTGCTGGACGAGCGGGCCGCCGCCGGGGCGAGCCTGGCCGAGGTCGCGCAGACGCTGACCGCCGAGGCGATCGCCGCGCACCTGTACACCGACGGGCAGCCCGATCCGGACCTGGTCATCCGCACCAGCGGGGAGCGGCGCATGTCGGGGTTCCTGCTGTGGCAGGCCGCGTACTCGGAGCTGTACTTCTGCGACGTGTACTGGCCGGGGTTCCGCGAGGTGGACTTCCTGCGGGCGCTGCGGTCGTACGCGGCGAGGTCGCGTAGGTTCGGCGCATGA
- a CDS encoding aldo/keto reductase has protein sequence MEYVKLGPTGLDVSRLCLGCMSYGEPDRGAHTWTLPEAESRQFVRRALDLGVNFFDTANVYSDGSSEEIVGRALRDFARRDEVVIATKVHGQMRPGPNGSGLSRKAIMTEIDHSLRRLGTDYVDLYQIHRWDPRTPIEETLEALHDVVKAGKARYIGASSMYAWQFAKALYTADLHGWTRFATMQNHYNLIHREEEREMLPLCLDQRIGVLPWSPLARGRLTREPGATSDRQSTDAYGSSLYDATEAADRRVIDAVGAIAAERGVPRAQVALAWVARHPAVTAPIVGATRPEHLDDAVAALELGLTGDEVARLEEHYAPHPVVGFQ, from the coding sequence GTGGAATATGTGAAGCTGGGGCCGACCGGCCTCGACGTGTCCCGCCTCTGCCTGGGCTGCATGAGCTACGGCGAGCCCGACCGGGGCGCCCACACCTGGACGCTGCCGGAGGCCGAGAGCCGCCAGTTCGTCCGGCGCGCACTCGACCTGGGCGTCAACTTCTTCGACACCGCCAACGTGTACTCCGACGGCAGCAGCGAGGAGATCGTCGGCCGGGCGCTGCGCGACTTCGCCCGCCGCGACGAGGTCGTCATCGCCACGAAGGTGCACGGGCAGATGCGGCCCGGTCCGAACGGCTCGGGGCTGAGCCGCAAGGCGATCATGACCGAGATCGACCACAGCCTGCGCCGCCTGGGCACCGACTACGTCGACCTGTACCAGATCCACCGCTGGGATCCGCGTACGCCGATCGAGGAGACCCTGGAGGCGCTGCACGACGTCGTCAAGGCGGGCAAGGCCCGCTACATCGGGGCGTCCTCGATGTACGCCTGGCAGTTCGCCAAGGCCCTGTACACCGCCGACCTGCACGGCTGGACCCGGTTCGCCACCATGCAGAACCACTACAACCTCATCCACCGCGAGGAGGAGCGGGAGATGCTGCCGCTCTGCCTCGACCAGCGGATCGGGGTGCTGCCGTGGAGCCCGCTGGCGCGCGGCCGCCTCACCCGTGAGCCCGGGGCGACCAGCGACCGCCAGTCCACCGACGCCTACGGCAGCTCGCTGTACGACGCCACCGAGGCCGCCGACCGGCGGGTCATCGACGCGGTTGGCGCGATCGCGGCCGAGCGCGGGGTGCCCCGCGCGCAGGTCGCGCTGGCCTGGGTGGCACGCCACCCGGCGGTGACCGCCCCGATCGTCGGGGCGACCAGGCCCGAGCACCTCGACGACGCGGTGGCCGCGCTGGAGCTGGGGCTGACCGGCGACGAGGTCGCCCGCCTGGAGGAGCACTACGCACCGCACCCGGTGGTCGGCTTCCAGTAG